In Sphingobacterium zeae, one genomic interval encodes:
- a CDS encoding cell division protein FtsQ/DivIB, producing the protein MLRRLRDIQWNRVLYFTLFFIGVIVVVVIMNIVGKRDEQQLCKDIKIVIEGTEAFIDQADISKLIEQNYGSFVGKKVNGIPFQKVEKTLRKLPYVSNASIHADMDGTISINISQREAVMRVINKNGKEFYVDPNGLKIPTTLKYIPHIMVATGNIAEGYNEALDTISTPLVKDLVKVVEFIKNDELWTNQVVQIYVNGDKDIELVPRIGTQQLIVGSADSLVQKFELLKTFYTQIMPKVGINAYGVVNVKYSGQIICEKRGNWSFSDDQTKKIANNTL; encoded by the coding sequence ATGCTTAGAAGATTACGTGACATACAATGGAATCGTGTACTGTACTTTACGCTTTTTTTTATCGGTGTAATAGTCGTCGTGGTGATTATGAATATTGTGGGTAAACGTGATGAACAACAGCTGTGCAAAGATATAAAAATTGTTATTGAGGGAACCGAGGCTTTTATAGATCAAGCAGATATTTCCAAATTGATCGAACAGAACTACGGTAGTTTCGTTGGAAAGAAAGTGAATGGAATTCCTTTTCAGAAGGTTGAAAAAACCTTACGTAAATTACCTTATGTTTCCAATGCCAGTATACATGCTGATATGGATGGTACGATTAGCATTAATATTAGTCAGCGCGAGGCTGTCATGCGCGTCATCAATAAAAATGGAAAGGAGTTTTATGTCGATCCTAATGGCTTAAAGATACCGACGACGTTGAAATATATCCCACACATCATGGTTGCTACCGGCAACATCGCTGAAGGGTATAATGAAGCACTGGATACCATCTCGACACCATTGGTTAAGGATTTGGTGAAGGTTGTTGAATTTATAAAAAACGATGAGTTATGGACTAATCAAGTGGTGCAGATATATGTTAATGGAGATAAGGATATTGAACTTGTACCACGCATAGGAACGCAACAGCTGATTGTTGGATCGGCAGATTCTTTAGTACAAAAATTTGAATTATTAAAGACCTTTTATACGCAGATCATGCCAAAGGTGGGTATAAACGCTTATGGTGTTGTCAACGTTAAATATAGTGGTCAGATTATCTGTGAAAAGCGTGGGAACTGGAGTTTTTCGGATGATCAAACAAAAAAAATAGCAAATAATACATTATAG
- the ftsA gene encoding cell division protein FtsA: protein MNSKAAEIERENPIIVGLDIGTTKICVTVGRRSSGNKIELLGVGKADSAGVSRGVVANIQKTVGSILEAVEIAEAQSNVDIKVVNVGIAGQHIKSIQHRGIFTKTDGDDEIVRRDIERLISDMYKLVLPPGEEIIHVLPQEFTVDNEPGIREPIGMAGRRIEANFHIISGRVTDIKNIKKCIDNSNLEVAELILEPLASSEAVLDEDEKNAGVVLVDIGGGTTDVAIFHEGIIRHTAVIPLGGNIVTEDIRQGCSVLRSQAELLKTRFGSALADENKENEVICVPGLKGREPKEISVKNLAYIIQARMEEIIEHVYYEIKSSGYENKLIGGIVITGGGAQLKHLVQLVEYITGIDCRIGFPNEYLSKNEVLPKPLFEELKSPLYATSIGLLIKGIQSHEEEEDSRREMHTPSKKVQAATMTTKEVSEQQQKEQGLLSWFKRFIKDGNEIDDATFLDKK, encoded by the coding sequence ATGAACTCAAAGGCAGCAGAAATTGAAAGAGAAAACCCAATTATCGTGGGACTCGATATTGGTACTACCAAAATTTGTGTTACGGTTGGGAGACGTAGCTCAGGAAACAAAATTGAATTATTAGGTGTGGGGAAAGCTGATTCCGCGGGTGTAAGCCGTGGAGTTGTGGCTAATATCCAAAAAACTGTGGGAAGTATTTTAGAGGCTGTCGAGATAGCCGAAGCACAGTCTAACGTGGATATTAAAGTAGTGAATGTGGGAATTGCTGGCCAACACATCAAAAGTATTCAACACCGTGGAATATTTACCAAAACTGATGGTGATGACGAAATTGTTCGACGCGATATTGAACGTTTAATTTCGGACATGTATAAACTGGTACTGCCTCCAGGAGAAGAAATTATACATGTTTTACCTCAAGAGTTTACGGTAGATAACGAACCCGGTATTCGCGAACCAATTGGGATGGCTGGTCGTCGTATTGAAGCGAATTTTCATATTATATCGGGTCGAGTAACTGATATTAAAAACATCAAAAAATGTATTGATAATTCCAATCTGGAAGTTGCAGAATTGATTCTCGAGCCTCTAGCGTCTTCTGAAGCTGTATTGGATGAAGACGAAAAAAATGCTGGTGTTGTATTAGTAGATATTGGTGGTGGAACCACAGATGTTGCCATCTTCCATGAAGGAATTATTCGTCATACTGCTGTAATCCCTTTAGGCGGGAATATCGTCACAGAAGATATCCGTCAAGGCTGTTCTGTTTTGCGTTCTCAAGCTGAATTGTTGAAAACTCGCTTTGGATCAGCGCTAGCTGATGAAAACAAAGAAAATGAGGTGATTTGTGTGCCGGGATTAAAAGGTCGAGAGCCAAAAGAGATTTCCGTTAAAAACTTAGCTTACATTATTCAAGCTAGAATGGAAGAAATTATTGAGCATGTGTATTATGAAATCAAATCTTCTGGATATGAAAACAAACTGATCGGTGGTATTGTGATTACTGGCGGTGGCGCTCAATTGAAACATCTGGTACAACTTGTTGAATATATTACCGGAATAGATTGTCGTATCGGATTTCCAAATGAATATCTTTCTAAGAATGAGGTTTTACCAAAGCCGTTATTTGAAGAATTGAAAAGTCCATTGTATGCAACAAGTATTGGTTTGTTGATTAAAGGAATTCAGTCACACGAGGAAGAGGAAGATAGCCGTAGAGAAATGCACACCCCATCGAAAAAAGTGCAGGCCGCTACGATGACAACAAAAGAGGTTTCAGAACAACAACAGAAAGAGCAGGGACTACTATCATGGTTTAAACGTTTTATCAAAGATGGTAACGAAATCGATGATGCAACTTTCTTAGATAAAAAGTAA
- the murD gene encoding UDP-N-acetylmuramoyl-L-alanine--D-glutamate ligase: protein MSNIATTYYPQSGSLVILGAGESGVGTAILGKEKGFDVFVSDKGLIADHYKEQLKAEGIAFEESNHDEARILNAALVVKSPGIPETVPLVVALKAKNIPVIAEIEFAAQYTDAKLICITGSNGKSTTTMLTYEMLKHGGLNVGLAGNIGKSFALQVAKQQFDCYVLEISSFMLDDMYHFRADVAVILNITPDHLDRYDHKMENYVDSKFRMIQNQTEKDFFIYCLDDPETVKGLERHHSKGTYLPFTQEQLVELGAYLNANKTIIINTPNNDTFTMRAEELSLQGKHNIYNSMASGLIAKVQELRNQVMKESMGSYVNIPHRLEHVACIGGVNYINDSKATNVNSVWYALESFSTPIVLLLGGVDKGNDYSMLADLVKNKVRAIVCLGKDTAAIHTAFDQDVEIIVNSTSMQDAVVLASHLAQKGDTVLLSPACASFDWFKNYEDRGDKFKAAVMEL from the coding sequence ATGTCAAACATTGCAACAACATATTATCCTCAATCTGGAAGTTTGGTCATTTTAGGCGCAGGCGAAAGTGGCGTTGGAACGGCGATTCTCGGAAAAGAAAAAGGATTTGATGTATTTGTGTCAGATAAAGGGCTTATAGCGGATCATTATAAGGAACAGTTGAAAGCTGAGGGGATAGCATTTGAAGAAAGTAATCACGATGAAGCACGGATTTTGAATGCCGCTTTGGTTGTGAAGAGCCCCGGTATTCCGGAGACGGTGCCATTGGTGGTCGCATTGAAAGCAAAGAATATCCCTGTAATTGCCGAAATCGAGTTTGCAGCACAATATACCGATGCAAAATTAATCTGTATTACAGGATCGAATGGGAAATCAACGACTACCATGTTGACCTATGAGATGCTTAAGCATGGCGGCTTAAATGTTGGATTGGCAGGTAATATTGGAAAGAGCTTTGCGCTTCAGGTCGCTAAACAACAGTTTGATTGTTATGTACTGGAAATATCAAGCTTTATGCTGGACGATATGTACCACTTTAGAGCAGATGTTGCTGTTATATTGAATATTACTCCTGATCATTTGGATCGCTATGACCATAAAATGGAAAATTATGTGGATTCAAAATTTAGGATGATACAAAATCAAACCGAGAAGGATTTTTTTATTTATTGCCTGGATGATCCCGAGACTGTCAAAGGGTTAGAAAGACATCATAGTAAAGGGACTTATTTGCCTTTTACGCAAGAACAACTTGTTGAATTGGGCGCTTATTTGAATGCCAATAAGACAATAATTATTAATACACCAAATAACGATACATTCACTATGAGAGCTGAGGAATTGTCATTGCAGGGGAAGCATAATATTTATAATAGCATGGCTTCTGGGTTAATTGCGAAAGTGCAGGAATTGAGAAATCAAGTGATGAAGGAAAGCATGGGATCGTATGTGAATATTCCACATCGCCTGGAACATGTAGCCTGTATCGGCGGTGTAAATTACATTAACGATTCAAAGGCAACGAATGTTAATTCGGTATGGTATGCTTTAGAAAGTTTCTCTACACCAATCGTATTGTTGTTGGGCGGTGTGGATAAAGGAAATGATTACAGTATGCTTGCTGATTTGGTGAAAAACAAAGTGCGCGCTATTGTTTGCTTGGGTAAAGATACGGCTGCAATTCATACGGCATTTGATCAAGATGTGGAGATTATTGTCAATAGCACCTCTATGCAAGATGCAGTGGTGTTGGCTTCGCATTTGGCGCAAAAAGGTGATACCGTATTGTTGTCCCCTGCATGTGCCAGTTTTGATTGGTTCAAGAACTATGAAGATCGTGGCGATAAATTTAAGGCTGCCGTGATGGAATTATAA
- the murC gene encoding UDP-N-acetylmuramate--L-alanine ligase, producing MNLDAIKQVYLIGIGGIGMSGLARYFKHLGCEVNGYDRTETELTKTLVKEGIAISYQDDINTIDAIFHIPTAETLVIFTPAIPKDSKIKAFFESLGHILYKRSQVLGIISASRFTVAVAGTHGKTTTSTMVAHVLKDSGYDCSAFLGGISSNYGTNVLYGNNNTVVVEADEFDRSFLTLHPNIAIVTSSDADHLDIYGDRSHLLESFQLFLDKVVEGGTRIIKKGLEFEGQISYSGHEVADAYASNVHVRDGEFFFDYQDTNGRIDDIHLGIPGIHNVENAVAAIAVARLLGVADEAIKKALTTFKGVKRRFEYIVRRPGAVYIDDYAHHPEELRAFLTSMRKLYPTKTLNVVFQPHLFTRTRDFVDGFAEVLSMADNLLLMEIYPARELPIEGINSNWLLNKITAEKKRIVTPEEVLEFARNEKPELIVTVGAGDIDKLVKPLQTILAHA from the coding sequence ATGAATCTAGATGCAATAAAACAAGTTTACTTGATCGGAATAGGTGGGATAGGTATGAGTGGTCTTGCGCGCTATTTTAAGCATTTGGGCTGTGAGGTGAATGGATATGACCGTACAGAAACTGAGCTGACTAAAACTTTAGTCAAGGAAGGAATCGCGATCTCCTATCAGGATGATATCAATACGATTGATGCTATTTTTCACATACCTACTGCGGAAACACTGGTGATTTTTACACCAGCTATTCCCAAAGATTCAAAGATTAAAGCTTTTTTTGAATCTCTAGGACATATCCTCTATAAAAGATCTCAAGTTTTGGGAATCATTAGTGCGAGTAGATTTACAGTCGCTGTTGCCGGTACACATGGTAAGACGACAACTTCTACAATGGTGGCACATGTATTGAAAGATTCGGGCTACGACTGCTCAGCCTTTTTGGGCGGAATCAGTTCCAATTACGGTACAAATGTGCTTTATGGTAATAATAATACAGTTGTGGTGGAGGCAGACGAATTTGATCGTTCATTTTTGACGCTTCACCCCAATATCGCAATAGTGACTTCTTCGGATGCTGATCATTTGGACATTTATGGTGATCGCAGCCATTTGCTCGAATCATTCCAATTGTTCTTGGATAAAGTAGTTGAAGGGGGAACACGTATTATAAAAAAAGGCCTTGAGTTTGAGGGGCAAATCAGTTATTCGGGCCATGAAGTCGCTGATGCATATGCTTCCAATGTGCATGTACGCGACGGAGAGTTCTTTTTTGACTACCAAGATACCAATGGACGGATAGATGATATTCATCTGGGTATCCCTGGTATTCACAATGTGGAAAATGCAGTAGCTGCGATTGCAGTCGCACGCTTACTTGGGGTTGCAGACGAAGCTATCAAGAAAGCATTGACGACATTTAAAGGCGTGAAAAGAAGGTTTGAATATATTGTCCGTCGACCTGGAGCGGTGTATATTGATGACTATGCACATCATCCAGAAGAGCTGCGTGCATTTTTGACTTCTATGCGAAAATTGTATCCGACTAAAACTTTAAATGTGGTGTTTCAACCGCATTTATTCACGCGTACGCGCGATTTTGTCGACGGTTTTGCAGAGGTGTTATCCATGGCAGACAATCTGTTGTTAATGGAAATCTATCCAGCACGGGAGCTTCCGATTGAAGGCATCAACTCCAATTGGTTGTTGAATAAAATTACGGCTGAGAAAAAGCGCATCGTCACTCCGGAAGAGGTCTTGGAATTTGCACGCAATGAAAAGCCCGAGCTGATTGTTACAGTGGGGGCGGGTGATATTGACAAATTGGTTAAACCTTTACAGACGATATTAGCGCATGCTTAG
- the murG gene encoding undecaprenyldiphospho-muramoylpentapeptide beta-N-acetylglucosaminyltransferase, with amino-acid sequence MAIRVIISGGGTGGHIFPAISIANALKAMDPANEILFVGANGRMEMDKVPAAGYQIIGLDIQGINRKQLWKNIFLPFKLMKSLNMAKSVIKDFRPDVAVGVGGFASGPLLMMANKLGVPTVVQEQNSYAGVTNKKVGAKAAKICVAYEGMEQFFPAEKVLLTGNPIRRESIAIAGKREEALTFFGLDQHKKTILVIGGSLGAKTLNESVLAYLNELKGEDVQVIWQCGSFYVEKLQAELAGKLPVNIKMLAFLQRMDYAYAAADLIISRAGAGTISELCVVGKPVILVPSPNVAEDHQTKNAMALVNKDAALLVKDSDAKKDLVPAALNLLKDAAHIAQLSENIKKLGKLNADVEIAEEVYKLVNKK; translated from the coding sequence ATGGCAATTCGTGTAATTATTAGTGGTGGTGGAACCGGAGGACATATCTTTCCGGCGATTTCAATTGCAAATGCACTGAAGGCGATGGATCCTGCAAATGAAATTCTATTCGTAGGGGCCAATGGCCGGATGGAAATGGATAAAGTGCCAGCTGCCGGTTATCAAATTATTGGACTTGATATCCAGGGGATCAATAGAAAACAGCTGTGGAAAAATATCTTTTTGCCATTTAAGCTTATGAAAAGCTTGAATATGGCAAAAAGTGTAATTAAGGATTTTAGACCGGATGTGGCTGTAGGTGTAGGTGGTTTTGCCTCCGGACCATTGTTAATGATGGCGAATAAATTGGGTGTGCCAACTGTTGTCCAGGAACAAAATTCTTATGCAGGCGTGACCAATAAAAAAGTTGGGGCAAAGGCAGCAAAGATATGTGTCGCCTATGAGGGGATGGAGCAGTTTTTTCCTGCTGAGAAAGTTTTACTCACTGGGAACCCAATAAGACGCGAGTCCATTGCGATAGCAGGGAAACGAGAAGAAGCTTTAACGTTCTTTGGCTTAGATCAGCACAAAAAAACAATTTTGGTCATCGGGGGGAGCCTTGGAGCTAAAACATTAAATGAAAGTGTACTTGCTTACCTGAATGAGTTAAAGGGAGAGGATGTCCAAGTAATTTGGCAATGCGGTAGTTTCTACGTTGAAAAACTACAAGCGGAGCTGGCAGGTAAACTTCCTGTTAATATCAAGATGTTGGCCTTTCTACAGCGTATGGATTATGCTTATGCTGCGGCAGATTTAATTATTAGCCGCGCTGGAGCTGGTACAATTTCCGAGCTTTGTGTAGTCGGTAAGCCTGTAATTCTCGTGCCTTCGCCCAATGTGGCCGAAGATCATCAGACGAAAAATGCGATGGCATTGGTTAATAAAGATGCTGCGTTATTGGTTAAGGATAGTGATGCAAAAAAAGATTTAGTGCCTGCTGCTTTAAATTTATTAAAAGATGCAGCTCATATTGCACAATTAAGTGAAAATATTAAAAAGCTCGGTAAGTTGAATGCTGACGTGGAGATTGCCGAGGAGGTGTATAAATTGGTTAATAAAAAATAG
- the ftsZ gene encoding cell division protein FtsZ: MSIQFEMLKEQSSIIKVIGVGGGGGNAVNHMYKQGISGVDFIVCNTDAQALELSPIPNKVQLGISLTEGMGAGADPDVGENSAIESIEDIKRMLGTNTKMLFITAGMGGGTGTGASPVLAKAAKELGILTVAIVTTPFTFEGKRRRSQAEEGLSELRKYVDSYLVISNDRLREIFGNLTMTAAFAKADDILTTAAKGIAEIITIPGYVNVDFKDVRTVMNDSGVAIMGNAVAEGEDRALRAVEGALASPLLKDNEIEGARYILLNITSGTKEVTMDEVAIITDYIQEKAGLSADLIWGNCIDENFEDELSVTIIATGFQTSEERDKERENTKVSMPLTAEPANSFIKPVSQVAPKEVPATNSFVTPVQRVDTPASSTNTSTPNNLQSDLFTSPRNAAQQQVAVEEPQVIRHDLGFDGTYEEEPSFGDSDFQLKTSPSVFQFQMPTVFDSYTAPSASAYEEKPTFSSSTTNEQVEVPQVEEEQVSFEDQLVRTKERILRLKELSMKLKSSNGLHELENEPAYKRKQMSLEDTPHSSQSQVSRFTLSFEDGNTEIRPNNSFLHDNVD, translated from the coding sequence ATGTCAATACAGTTTGAAATGTTAAAAGAACAATCTTCAATAATCAAGGTTATTGGGGTTGGTGGTGGTGGCGGCAATGCCGTAAACCACATGTATAAACAAGGAATTAGTGGGGTAGATTTTATCGTGTGTAATACTGATGCTCAGGCATTAGAATTGAGCCCGATTCCAAATAAAGTTCAATTGGGAATAAGTCTAACCGAAGGTATGGGAGCTGGGGCAGATCCTGATGTAGGTGAAAATTCAGCGATCGAGAGTATTGAGGATATCAAACGTATGTTGGGCACCAATACAAAGATGCTGTTTATTACAGCTGGTATGGGCGGTGGTACTGGTACCGGTGCTAGTCCAGTATTGGCTAAAGCGGCTAAAGAATTGGGTATTTTAACTGTTGCTATTGTAACGACGCCCTTTACGTTTGAAGGTAAACGTCGTCGTTCACAAGCTGAAGAAGGGTTGTCTGAGTTACGTAAATATGTAGACTCTTATCTTGTGATATCAAATGATCGCCTTCGTGAAATTTTTGGTAATTTAACAATGACTGCGGCTTTCGCGAAAGCTGATGATATTTTAACAACAGCTGCAAAAGGTATTGCCGAAATTATAACAATCCCTGGTTATGTAAACGTCGACTTTAAGGATGTGCGTACAGTAATGAACGACAGTGGTGTTGCCATCATGGGTAATGCTGTTGCCGAGGGTGAAGATCGTGCATTGCGTGCAGTGGAAGGTGCTTTAGCTTCGCCATTGTTGAAAGACAATGAGATTGAAGGTGCTCGCTATATTTTATTGAACATTACTTCCGGAACGAAAGAAGTAACGATGGATGAGGTTGCGATAATTACGGATTACATTCAGGAAAAAGCTGGTTTGTCAGCTGATTTAATCTGGGGTAACTGTATTGATGAGAACTTTGAAGACGAATTGTCAGTAACAATTATTGCCACTGGTTTTCAAACGTCTGAAGAACGTGATAAAGAACGTGAAAATACAAAAGTGTCCATGCCCTTAACTGCTGAACCGGCTAATTCTTTTATAAAACCTGTGTCTCAGGTGGCACCAAAAGAAGTTCCAGCTACGAATAGTTTCGTAACTCCGGTTCAACGTGTGGATACACCAGCATCTTCTACAAATACTTCTACTCCAAATAATTTGCAATCTGACTTGTTCACTTCGCCAAGAAATGCGGCACAACAACAGGTCGCTGTTGAGGAGCCTCAGGTTATACGTCATGATTTAGGTTTTGATGGTACTTATGAAGAGGAACCTTCATTTGGTGACAGTGATTTTCAATTGAAAACTTCGCCATCTGTGTTTCAATTCCAGATGCCAACAGTTTTTGATTCTTACACAGCTCCTTCTGCATCTGCATATGAAGAGAAACCTACTTTTTCATCAAGTACAACAAATGAGCAAGTAGAAGTTCCACAGGTGGAAGAAGAACAGGTTTCTTTTGAAGATCAGCTTGTTCGTACTAAAGAGCGCATCTTACGTCTTAAGGAATTGAGCATGAAACTAAAATCTTCCAATGGTCTACATGAGTTGGAAAATGAGCCTGCTTATAAGCGGAAACAAATGTCATTGGAAGATACACCGCACTCTTCACAATCACAAGTGTCTCGTTTTACACTTTCCTTTGAAGACGGAAATACTGAAATTAGACCGAACAATTCTTTTCTACATGATAATGTAGACTAA
- the mraY gene encoding phospho-N-acetylmuramoyl-pentapeptide-transferase produces the protein MLYHLFTWLSEYIHIPGGGLFQYISFRTSMAVIASLIITTVFGGKLIQFLHNKQVGETIRDLGLEGEKKKAGTPTMGGIIIIAGILIPTLLFAKLTNIYVIIMIVTTLWMGAIGFLDDYIKVFKHNKEGLAGKFKVVGQVGLGAIIACTMYFHPDIVVRKGVDKPTSTKPVEVVINEGTGEKTYAENVKSSKTNIPFYKNNEFDYAKVFKMFGLQSDYLTFFVFLVVVIFIVTAVSNGANITDGIDGLATSTSAIIGVTLAILAYVSGNVIFSDYLNIMYIPNSGELVIFAGAFVGACVGFLWYNTFPAQVFMGDTGSLAIGGIIAAFAILIRKELLIPILCGVFLLENLSVILQVSYFKYTKKKYGEGRRIFLMSPLHHHFQKKGYHEAKIVTRFVIVGIILAILTIVTLKIR, from the coding sequence ATGTTGTACCATCTTTTTACGTGGCTTAGCGAATACATTCATATACCAGGAGGGGGGTTGTTTCAGTACATCTCTTTCCGGACATCTATGGCTGTAATCGCTTCACTAATTATTACCACGGTTTTTGGGGGAAAATTGATTCAATTCTTGCATAATAAGCAAGTTGGAGAGACAATTCGTGATTTGGGGCTTGAAGGAGAAAAAAAGAAAGCTGGTACGCCAACAATGGGCGGGATCATCATCATTGCAGGTATACTAATCCCAACCTTGTTATTTGCGAAATTGACCAATATCTATGTGATTATCATGATTGTGACAACACTTTGGATGGGCGCAATTGGCTTTTTGGATGATTATATTAAGGTTTTTAAACATAATAAAGAGGGCTTAGCTGGTAAGTTTAAAGTTGTTGGGCAAGTTGGTTTGGGCGCCATAATTGCTTGTACCATGTACTTTCACCCCGATATTGTTGTTCGAAAAGGGGTGGATAAACCAACCTCTACGAAGCCCGTTGAAGTGGTTATCAACGAAGGCACTGGAGAGAAGACCTATGCAGAAAACGTCAAATCTTCAAAGACAAATATACCTTTTTATAAAAACAACGAGTTTGATTATGCGAAAGTGTTCAAGATGTTTGGATTGCAGAGTGACTATTTAACTTTTTTTGTTTTTTTAGTTGTGGTAATCTTCATCGTAACGGCAGTATCAAACGGTGCAAATATAACGGACGGCATTGATGGTCTGGCCACGAGTACCTCCGCTATCATTGGTGTTACTTTGGCCATTTTAGCGTACGTGTCTGGTAACGTGATCTTTTCGGATTACCTTAACATTATGTATATCCCTAATTCGGGAGAACTCGTGATATTCGCCGGAGCATTTGTAGGGGCTTGTGTAGGTTTCTTATGGTATAATACATTTCCTGCTCAAGTTTTTATGGGTGATACGGGAAGTCTGGCTATAGGAGGTATCATTGCTGCTTTCGCTATCCTGATCCGGAAAGAATTGTTGATTCCGATCTTGTGTGGTGTATTTCTGTTGGAAAACCTTTCGGTTATTCTTCAAGTGTCGTATTTCAAATACACGAAGAAGAAATATGGCGAGGGTAGAAGAATCTTCCTGATGTCGCCATTACATCACCATTTTCAAAAGAAGGGGTATCATGAAGCGAAAATTGTAACACGTTTTGTTATTGTAGGAATCATATTGGCCATTCTTACTATTGTAACATTGAAAATTAGATAA
- a CDS encoding sugar phosphate isomerase/epimerase family protein encodes MTTKLNNPVWVMSSAFDKLSLPELIQTTKRIGAGGIDLCVFRKDGTREDHTATHLDYDDFTPAKAREIIELFNQVDLKLSLGAFENMIGGDPEQRVKNQNHLLKLIRIAHLLGGDENNIKVGTFVGYNHELGNQIDGFQKNLEEYKRVFAPIVDYAESLGVTILYENCPMEGWRSSRYSSTYNNLPAVLAARKLMYAMIPSKAHGEIYDPSHDVWQNTDPIEVIRNTDIARLQRIHVKTTRNLQTAARIDWGGMYPMQHVDMELAKKANVSIPGHDWDRHHYEAMLPGFGGSDSMDWRGFVDLLQERGFSGPFEIENEAKNSKDTGDFSATVQGFTTCLNFLAPMLWDLEAEVGYSYKKCEPLKDLNVKDIPVVTMDKLS; translated from the coding sequence ATGACGACAAAATTAAATAACCCTGTATGGGTAATGAGTTCTGCATTTGATAAATTATCCTTACCAGAGTTGATTCAGACGACCAAAAGAATCGGAGCAGGGGGGATAGACCTTTGTGTGTTTAGAAAGGACGGTACCCGGGAAGATCATACTGCAACGCATTTAGACTATGACGATTTTACGCCTGCAAAAGCAAGGGAGATTATTGAGTTGTTCAATCAGGTTGACTTAAAACTTTCGCTTGGTGCTTTTGAAAATATGATTGGTGGGGATCCTGAGCAGCGGGTGAAGAATCAAAATCATTTATTAAAATTAATTCGTATTGCTCATCTGCTTGGCGGCGACGAAAATAATATCAAAGTGGGAACATTTGTAGGCTACAATCATGAATTGGGCAATCAAATTGATGGATTTCAAAAGAATCTTGAAGAATACAAGCGTGTATTTGCTCCCATTGTTGACTATGCAGAGAGTTTGGGCGTAACCATTCTTTATGAGAATTGCCCAATGGAGGGTTGGCGATCGTCACGTTATAGCTCAACCTATAACAATCTTCCAGCAGTGCTTGCTGCTCGTAAATTAATGTACGCGATGATACCGAGTAAGGCACATGGCGAGATCTATGATCCTTCACATGATGTCTGGCAAAACACAGATCCGATTGAGGTAATCCGTAATACGGATATTGCGCGTCTGCAGCGTATCCATGTGAAGACAACACGTAATTTACAAACGGCCGCACGTATTGATTGGGGCGGGATGTATCCAATGCAACATGTTGATATGGAATTGGCTAAAAAAGCCAATGTAAGTATTCCAGGGCACGACTGGGATAGACATCACTACGAAGCGATGTTGCCTGGCTTTGGCGGTTCTGACAGTATGGATTGGCGAGGATTTGTTGACCTACTGCAAGAACGTGGTTTCAGCGGTCCGTTTGAGATAGAAAATGAAGCTAAGAATTCGAAAGATACGGGTGATTTCTCAGCTACGGTTCAAGGATTCACTACTTGCCTCAATTTCTTAGCACCGATGTTATGGGATTTAGAAGCAGAAGTGGGGTACTCTTACAAGAAATGTGAGCCTTTAAAGGATTTAAATGTAAAAGATATTCCGGTTGTTACGATGGATAAGTTGAGCTGA